A section of the Oryza sativa Japonica Group chromosome 1, ASM3414082v1 genome encodes:
- the LOC107278014 gene encoding uncharacterized protein, which produces MEERPVSHRSSCTVTDADEDDLPTQWNKWRRAAALSRRTRRAPRVAVPASPTCACGGRMRRVPKPRPMPTAVDERADGACGGLAPVLPPAAAAAWYPYDLMCTECDGETGWRRRKPACWAADWKAARPRQRWRPYPSFADVAAALGDLRLGAGDDDDHSDDLLHAFLPPGFLA; this is translated from the exons ATGGAGGAAAGGCCCGTCTCCCACCGGAGTAGTTGCACGGtcaccgacgccgacgaggatgaCCTCCCGACGCAGTGGAACAAGTggcgccgcgcagccgccctGTCTCGGAGGACCCGGCGCGCGCCCCGCGTCGCCGTGCCGGCCAGCCCGACCTGCGCCTGCGGCGGCCGCATGCGCAGGGTCCCCAAGCCCAGGCCCATGCCCACCGCCGTGGACGAGCGCGCCGACGGTGCCTGCGGCGGTCTCGCCCCCGTGctgcctccggcggcggcggcggcgtggtatCCGTATGATCTCATGTGCACGGAGTGCGACGGCGAGACCGGCTGGCGCCGGCGGAAGCCGGCGTGCTGGGCGGCGGATTGGAAAGCCGCGCGGCCGCGGCAGCGATGGCGGCCATATCCTTCCTTCGCCGACGTGGCCGCTGCCCTCGGCGATCTGCggctcggcgccggcgacgacgatgatcaTTCCG ATGATCTGTTGCACGCTTTCCTTCCACCTGGCTTCCTGGCTTGA